The following coding sequences are from one Humulus lupulus chromosome X, drHumLupu1.1, whole genome shotgun sequence window:
- the LOC133806994 gene encoding uncharacterized protein LOC133806994, which translates to MPGFLAPYRGERYHLRRFRGRGNHPRGAMELFNYRHSSLRNVIERCFGLLKARFPILKSMPPYLLGKQRRIPIACCAIHNWIKMHSINDRMFEQYSVDATPVEDIEGTKSQSNTTIENQQEGDEAGISEAPQINFSQAYMAQMENIRDDIAGQMWLSYNNNV; encoded by the coding sequence ATGCCTGGGTTTCTAGCACCATATCGTGGTGAACGTTATCACTTGCGTCGCTTTAGAGGAAGAGGGAACCATCCTAGAGGTGCGATGGAGTTATTCAATTATAGGCACTCATCATTGCGCAATGTGATTGAACGTTGTTTTGGACTTCTTAAAGCCAGGTTTCCCATTTTGAAGTCAATGCCTCCATACTTGCTTGGAAAGCAACGTCGAATACCAATAGCATGTTGCGCTATCCACAACTGGATCAAAATGCATTCTATTAATGATAGAATGTTTGAACAATATTCAGTTGATGCCACACCTGTTGAAGATATTGAAGGAACTAAAAGCCAATCTAATACAACAATAGAAAACCAACAAGAAGGAGATGAAGCAGGAATTTCTGAGGCACCACAGATTAATTTCAGTCAAGCTTATATGGCTCAGATGGAAAATATTAGAGATGACATTGCTGGACAAATGTGGCTTAGTTATAACAATAAtgtttag